The Drosophila mauritiana strain mau12 chromosome 2R, ASM438214v1, whole genome shotgun sequence genome has a segment encoding these proteins:
- the LOC117137609 gene encoding uncharacterized protein LOC117137609 isoform X4 yields the protein MEDIEYLDEYKDLVLPGIKSSAPPASAGVPRQRRISSDSSSSSSIDADIFQKLFHGKYLDDELLKEGSGSKSQDRRRRPPSSSSSDESNDALEALFCGKSSQSKLSKRRERYESFDSVDDLGEALMRPSHRLTVPKPSTSQAGSKKSQDAIPHRSISNSSSGNIAMSSGHTFASPKNKKTNSVANKTAVSANGDKGTSSKNKTVTIVKPQKKDLRPSRLEPKTDPLTLGNLYGDSDSDSSYEYESDFYGDQDSDEEDEPVIDISTDTSRTTSVAEAAKRKQRQDVEKSLTGKKKPARRRQLAEVEERASHKRSKTELEAKSTVQGKYISIIGNETIMSSTTAPIRDTKSEAASTSPSARKPAVQESKHVETTKHIILGPPGKKLLHLDSPAAEVKKPMVQTLLSSTLSLQKPSTVEDGSPLKIRKSVKKSIADENIDGDQSILSSSSVLNKNTSAVAPRKVNISVSLLQSKDTQVGTTASSSKTPILTKKEKFKTQKSTKKSEDNTKTESKKKSLVQGPQMKTQKSEEGLSGPKILNKSLKSETEFSKKTVSAVTGRKQIGQLEVSKKLESRKSEGSLLESNPRKKQSQVQRISKMDSRKSEGTSLTQPEVSKSETALKAALPKEAEFPVQDAEIEKMSKGRVHQNAVKNTKTEQPKSKTKTEVRSLEAEAAIDPMDSMNFQSDVSDIRATFSEPQRIFNMSGHMPRAISSNRSLAPTPTPDRQRNASKERFTPVSDQKKPIRESQTLSKRRARGGRNQPLVSKRKAGEAEESEDGTAVTNPKRPREMHEEDHPQQNDHVQEPAFAAFPVKITAASSVTHQVVHSTGNTVPQIVNPRKLCVKINRRPYNKWLRSTQERNIEQEGSLPLLGETSETDSAGESMAESMLQSQVESEPVIQPLPASDPDSCPAQASDVQVRESSAQLAPIAASVSPAVNDSSTSTALDITPENAHTAKTTLKTGICSLTEQHLPDDPTLLESSKNVAEPRKLQTFQAKCLPVPIPEVKSEPEDIMDEHSPNEPMPMVAAAPATPQPHAITEDPGPLTIQVNTLGVSTSSRPPELNSIPSASDPDGNPNTIGQTKMFSFLYPKRYKQAYDDVGLDFCCPNLDGPMRAIDFTRLHSKAEVPVLEVPQFLVITTKFISKADKNMPSKVRAKLELLGRSKERDSRKLTPTATTPTGDPAGPSSFSPAPASVGPATQPFPSIIQNLLSAPIPAPSPFNHPTTVDPSTSTPVVPGSSSSTTISATLDSISKQLPRGTKLIKKSVQQVTTIPSLAGTSMVLNASPSFIQLPPICPNDKQRVELQARVQMFDLVLQTLSRRAANLSVAERQRTIEEIVRTSSLMAIDVDVGTKLLENYVHYLNKATSAMTPLTPAQINSSLGASTSSSLSKSIASSDTPQQGKKIPAAHVQQRSSLPATTMPLYDADRNTIGFPYSCSKSTAGRKSSYAANSTPVRASTSQAAAAALGKVQPRSTLGIPKSVREDASQFVNLNTTVCMPAPRTNAKKKTGTSGPLKSINSSPAVQKPALCKQKTAPARTLAKSTARAKSTASLSAVLGETPADEFVSPAGMSLSTTGNPNVFIISHAGQQEESILPDSNSSVGHMETTEIKGELDDSAEIII from the exons TTAGACGAGTACAAGGACTTGGTGCTGCCAG GGATTAAGTCGAGTGCTCCGCCAGCATCTGCCGGCGTTCCGCGGCAGCGTCGCATTTCATCGGACTCGAGCAGCTCGTCGTCGATTGATGCGGACATTTTCCAGAAGCTCTTCCATGGCAAGTACCTCGACGACGAACTGCTTAAGGAGGGCTCTGGCTCCAAGTCGCAGGACAGACGTCGACGCCCCCCATCTTCATCCTCCAGCGACGAGTCCAACGATGCCTTGGAAGCCCTCTTCTGCGGAAAGAGCAGCCAGTCGAAGCTAAGCAAGAGGCGCGAACGGTATGAGTCGTTCGATTCGGTGGACGACCTTG GCGAAGCCCTAATGCGTCCATCACACAGGCTGACCGTACCGAAGCCCAGTACCTCTCAGGCAGGTTCCAAAAAGTCACAAGATGCCATCCCACACAGAAGCATCAGCAatagcagcagcggcaacattgCCATGTCATCTGGGCATACTTTTGCAAGTCCTAAAAACAAGAAAACCAATTCTGTGGCCAACAAGACAGCAGTATCTGCAAATGGTGATAAAGGGACTTCCAGCAAAAACAAGACGGTGACCATTGTAaagccccaaaaaaaagaTCTAAGGCCTTCGCGGCTTGAACCCAAAACAGATCCGTTAA CTTTGGGTAACTTATACGGGGACTCAGACAGCGATTCGTCCTATGAGTATGAATCGGACTTTTACGGCGATCAAGACTCCGATGAAGAGGATGAGCCGGTGATCGACATTTCAACGGACACAAGCAGGACCACATCGGTGGCGG AAGCTGCTAAACGAAAGCAACGCCAAGATGTGGAAAAGTCGTTAACTGGCAAAAAGAAACCAG CTCGACGCCGACAACTCGCTGAGGTAGAAGAACGAGCATCCCATAAACGCTCAAAGACGGAGTTAGAAGCCAAGTCCACTGTCCAGGGCAAATATATCTCTATTATTGGCAATGAGACTATCATGTCATCCACAACAGCGCCTATTAGGGATACCAAAAGCGAGGCGGCCAGCACATCTCCATCTGCACGGAAACCGGCGGTACAGGAATCCAAGCACGTCGAAACCACTAAGCATATCATCCTAGGACCACCAGGCAAAAAGCTTCTTCATTTGGATAGTCCAGCCGCGGAAGTCAAGAAGCCCATGGTGCAAACTCTGCTGAGTTCCACTCTAAGTCTTCAAAAACCTTCGACAGTAGAAGATGGTAGTCCACTGAAAATAAGGAAATCCGTGAAAAAGTCGATTGCCGATGAAAACATTGACGGGGATCAGTCGATCTTGAGCAGTTCCTCTGTGCTTAATAAGAATACGTCTGCTGTTGCTCCAAGAAAGGTAAATATATCCGTCTCCCTGTTGCAATCGAAGGACACTCAAGTGGGAACAACTGCATCGTCATCCAAGACACCAATATTgacaaaaaaggaaaaatttaaaacacagaAATCGACTAAGAAATCGGAGGACAATACGAAAACGGAGAGCAAGAAAAAATCTTTAGTACAAGGCCCTCAaatgaaaacacaaaaatccGAGGAGGGTCTATCGGGGCCGAAAATTCTAAATAAATCCCTAAAATCGGAAACCGAATTCTCAAAGAAAACGGTTTCCGCAGTAACAGGCCGGAAACAAATTGGGCAACTGGAGGTTTCGAAGAAACTGGAAAGCAGAAAGTCGGAGGGGTCTTTACTAGAATCAAATCCTCGGAAAAAGCAATCCCAAGTCCAACGGATAAGTAAAATGGATAGTAGAAAATCTGAAGGAACATCTTTAACTCAACCAGAAGTCTCGAAGTCTGAAACTGCTTTGAAAGCAGCATTGCCCAAGGAAGCTGAGTTCCCAGTGCAAGACGCAGAAATCGAGAAAATGTCCAAAGGTCGCGTACACCAAAATGCGGTGAAAAACACCAAAACGGAACAACCCAAATCGAAGACCAAGACTGAGGTCCGTTCCCTGGAAGCTGAGGCTGCTATTGATCCAATGGACTCGATGAACTTTCAATCGGATGTATCTGATATCCGCGCAACATTTTCCGAACCCCAAAGAATCTTCAATATGTCAGGTCACATGCCCCGAGctatcagcagcaacagatcACTGGCACCTACACCAACTCCTGACAGGCAACGAAATGCTTCTAAGGAGCGATTTACGCCTGTTTCGGACCAAAAAAAACCAATCAGGGAATCACAGACTTTATCGAAGCGTCGTGCACGAGGTGGAAGGAACCAGCCACTTGTTTCAAAAAGAAAAGCGGGTGAAGCGGAAGAATCGGAAGACGGTACAGCGGTGACCAATCCCAAGAGACCCAGAGAGATGCATGAAGAGGACCACCCACAACAGAATGATCATGTCCAAGAACCTGCATTCGCGGCGTTCCCAGTGAAAATAACAGCTGCTTCTTCTGTTACTCACCAAGTAGTGCATTCTACGGGTAATACAGTTCCTCAAATTGTTAATCCCCGCAAGCTTTGCGTGAAAATAAATCGAAGGCCCTATAATAAGTGGCTTCGGAGCACCCAGGAGAGGAATATAGAACAAGAAGGATCATTACCACTGCTTGGTGAAACCTCAGAAACGGATTCAGCGGGAGAGTCAATGGCAGAATCAATGCTGCAATCCCAAGTAGAGTCGGAGCCTGTTATTCAGCCACTGCCTGCATCCGATCCCGATTCTTGTCCAGCGCAGGCCTCAGATGTTCAAGTAAGGGAAAGCTCAGCTCAACTTGCTCCCATTGCAGCTAGTGTTTCACCGGCAGTTAACGATTCATCGACATCAACCGCTTTAGACATCACACCCGAAAATGCACACACAGCTAAGACAACCTTGAAGACTGGTATCTGTTCATTGACTGAACAACATCTTCCTGACGACCCAACGTTGCTGGAAAGTTCCAAGAATGTTGCAGAACCGCGGAAGCTACAAACGTTTCAAGCCAAATGCTTGCCTGTGCCAATTCCAGAGGTAAAGTCAGAGCCCGAAGATATCATGGATGAACATTCACCTAATGAACCCATGCCTATGGTTGctgcagcaccagcaacaccTCAACCACATGCGATTACGGAGGACCCTGGGCCCCTCACTATTCAAGTCAACACCTTGGGTGTTTCCACTTCATCTAGGCCGCCTGAGTTAAACTCAATTCCCTCCGCCAGTGACCCTGACGGAAACCCCAATACCATTGGGCAGACCAAGATGTTCTCCTTTCTCTACCCGAAACGTTACAAGCAAGCCTATGACGACGTGGGTCTAGACTTTTGCTGTCCAAATCTCGATGGACCAATGCGGGCTATTGATTTTACACGATTGCATTCGAAGGCTGAGGTACCAGTGCTGGAAGTCCCGCAGTTCCTTGTTATAACCACCAAGTTCATCTCTAAGGCGGATAAGAATATGCCAAGTAAAGTGCGGGCAAAGCTGGAATTACTGGGCAGGTCGAAAGAACGGGATTCTCGTAAACTGACCCCGACGGCTACCACTCCGACTGGTGATCCCGCCGGTCCTTCATCCTTTTCACCTGCTCCTGCTTCGGTTGGTCCGGCAACTCAACCGTTTCCATCGATTATACAGAATTTGCTATCGGCTCCCATACCTGCTCCAAGTCCATTTAATCATCCCACAACCGTGGACCCATCCACTTCCACTCCCGTAGTTCCAGGCAGTTCCTCTTCCACTACCATTTCGGCGACCTTGGATTCAATAAGCAAACAGTTGCCACGTGGCACAAAACTGATCAAGAAGTCAGTGCAACAAGTGACTACCATTCCCTCATTAGCCGGCACCTCGATGGTACTCAATGCGTCCCCGTCCTTTATTCAGTTACCCCCGATTTGCCCCAACGACAAGCAGCGCGTGGAGCTGCAGGCGAGGGTTCAAATGTTTGACTTGGTGCTCCAGACCCTCAGCCGACGGGCAGCCAACTTATCAGTGGCCGAGCGACAGCGTACCATTGAGGAGATCGTAAGGACCAGCTCCTTAATGGCCATCGACGTGGATGTGGGTACAAAGCTTTTGGAAAACTATGTACATTACTTAAATAAGGCTACCAGCGCAATGACTCCTCTAACCCCGGCCCAAATCAACTCGAGTTTAGGCGCTTCCACCAGCTCGTCGCTTTCCAAAAGCATAGCCTCTTCCGACACCCCACAACAAGGGAAGAAAATACCTGCGGCCCATGTCCAACAGCGGAGTTCTCTCCCCGCTACCACCATGCCCCTTTACGATGCGGACAGGAACACAATTGGCTTTCCGTATAGCTGCTCGAAATCGACGGCAGGACGAAAGTCTTCATATGCTGCCAATAGCACGCCTGTAAGAGCCTCCACATcccaagcagcagcagcagcgctaGGAAAGGTTCAGCCAAGATCCACGCTGGGGATCCCGAAAAGTGTTCGGGAAGACGCTAGTCAG TTCGTTAATCTAAACACAACAGTGTGTATGCCAGCACCAAGGACGAATGCCAAGAAAAAAACAGGGACATCGGGCCCTCTAAAGTCGATTAATTCTTCACCAGCTGTGCAGAAGCCGGCGCTGTGCAAACAGAAGACGGCGCCGGCAAGGACTCTGGCCAAGAGCACAGCACGAGCGAAATCAACAGCGTCTTTAAGTGCAGTGTTGGGTGAGACTCCTGCTGACGAATTCGTATCCCCCGCAGGAATGAGTCTGAGTACCACCGGAAATCCGAATGTGTTCATCATAAGCCACGCGGGGCAGCAAGAGGAAAGCATCCTACCGGACTCCAATAGCAGCGTGGGGCACATGGAAACGACGGAGATCAAGGGCGAGCTTGATGATTCCGCGGAGATTATTATATAG